DNA sequence from the Bacteroidota bacterium genome:
TAGGATAAATAGAAATTACACTATTTATAGTTTGCTTGTTAATAGAAACAGCCACAATTGTTACAGTTTCAAATTGAGACACAGAACCACAACCATCAGTAACAGTAAGTGTAACTGTATAGGTTCCATTTACAGTATAGGTATGAGATGTTGTAACCCCAGAACCTGCTGGTGAACCATCACCAAAATTCCATGAATAACTCAATGATCCTGTTCCTGTAGAAGCCGATGCATCAAAATCAACTGCAACACCACTTACATTAACTTGAGTAAATGAAGCAACAGCTGCAGCATTTACTGCTATTGTAACATCATCCATTGCACTACTTGGAGAAGCACATGCTAAGCTTGATTCCAATTCAACAGAAAGAACATTTCCATTAGTAAATGCTGAAGAAGTATAAGCATTACCAGTTCCAACTGAAACCCCATCTACAAACCATTCATAAGTAGGAGAATTTCCGCCATTGCTTTGGGTTGCGTTAAAAGTAACTGATGCTCCAGAGCAAATAGTATTGTTGCCAGAAATAGTTACAACTGGTTCAACTGTCATTCCAGCATCAACAGTAATTATCGCTGGTGCAGAAGTTGCAGTTGAAGAAGTTGTGCAATTTGCATTTGATGTCAAAACTACAGACAGCTCATCCTGATCAGTAAAAGAATCAGAGGTAAAAGTATTGCCAGTACCAACAGAAACCCCTCCAATAAACCAAGTATAAGTAGGAGCTGAACCTCCGCTTAAAGGAGATGCAGTATATGTTATTTCGCCACCAGGGCAGGTAGGATTACTTCCATTTGTTAAAGAAATGCTTACAGATGGTGTAACACTATTGTTTACTACCATAGTTACAGCATTGGAAGTTGCAGTTGGATTGCTTAAACAACCTGTAGCATTAGAAGTCATTACACAAGTAATCACATCTCCATTATTTAAAGCAGAAGAAGAGAAAGTGCTTCCTGAAGAAGTAGAAGTTGATCCAACAAACCATTCATATGTTGGAGCAGTTCCTCCTGAAGTAGGAGTTGCAGAAAACATTACTGCATCACTTACGCAGGAAGGATTAGTTCCACTAGTTAAAGCGATGTTAACAGCTGGTATTACAGCTGGTGCAACTGTTATCGTTGATATTTTTTCATCAAAGCACCAACCTGTTCCCCATCTGTATAATACACTAAATAAGGAAACATCATATGACCCAGATGTTGAAAATGCATAGTTAACTGCAGCACCGGTGTTTTCAATAGCCGGTTCACCAGTACCCAAATCCCACTCATAATAAGTATAAGTTCCGTTAGAAAATTTATTTAAGAATACAACAAGATTGTACATTTTGTTATTCAAAACAGAAGAAGAAGTATTAACAAAATTAACGTTGGTTCCAGAACAAATTTGTGATGGACTGGATGTGAAATTTGAAGTTAAATTATAACTAACAACAGGCTGAATTAAATGATCGAAATCACGATTAGCAGTTGGAGAATTCCATTCTTTTACTTTTTCCCAACCGTATGTTGCACTATATATTAAATTTAACTCTTCACCTCTACCACTCAAAGTATCACCTGCAGCATTCCAATAGCTGTTATAAAAGGCTGCTTGAGTACTTAAGGTGTTACGAATTGCTAAAACATAGGCAGAATTAGCAACAACCGGTACAGCGAAATTTACATTTCTTTGCATACCTGCAAGCGTTGTTTGATAGTCAATTGTAACAAGTGAGGAAGCTAATGCAGCTCCCGTAGGAAGACTATCAGCACCAGCTAAATAGATTCTGGCTTCTATAACAGTAGTTGTTCCTGCTCCAGTTGTTCTTCCGAAAAAAGAAAAACCATGCACAGTAATTGGCTGAGGTGCATCAAAATACTGACCAGCAGTGGACCATGTACCACCATCAGTATATAAAAATCCTCCAACTGTATTTCCTATGTTCTTTTGATAACCATACCATACAGTATCATTTGGACATGCAACTGATCTTGATGCTTTTTCATTTAGTGTTGTAATTCCAGAATAATTTTTTTCTAGATTGTCTTGCAAGGTTAATGTTGTAGGAGCTGTGCGATTTTGGGAAAAAGCGCTCGTTCCTAAAGCCATCAATGCAAACAGACTAAGTAGTTGTTTTTTCATATTTATTGCTTTTTTATTGTTAGTAAATTTATTAATACGCAATAATACAATAATATTAAGTGAATTTAAAAGGAAATGTGCTTTTTTTTAAAAATAATTTATGGGAATAAATTAGCACTATTCCTTTCTAGCAAGGAGTACGTAGCTAATAACTGGAAGAAATAATCATAAGAATGAAAAAAAATGCTTATTCTGAAAGCAGTTTATCTACAAAGAATGTAGTTTGTTCAACATATTTATTGTAATAATTCCCTGTTCCAGGGCCAGTAAAGCCCGTGTGAATTTTTCTTACATTTCCTTTTTTATCCACAAAAATAGTAGTAGGAAAGGCCATTACATGATTTAAAAAAGGCAATGTCTGTGATGCAGCTTTTTTACTGGATGTTCCAGCTATTAAAAAATCATATTGTGCATTTGCTTTTTTTACTAATCGTTCAACATTTGTTTTTGCCTTGTTAAAATCAGATGAAGTTTCATATGCAAGTGCAATAATTTCAAGCCCTTTATTATTGTATTCTTTGTATAACTGATTCAAAAAGGCTGTTTCATCAAGGCAATTTGGACACCAGGATCCCATAATTTGAACAATTACAACTTTATTGTTGTATTTATTATCTTTAAAAGATGTTTGTTTACCAGATAAATTAGGGAAAGAAAAATCAATTTCAGTAAAGCCATTATTTAAAAAAGTAAGAGAATCTGCATCAGGAAGGGTGAAATTATCATTTGGTTCAGCCAACCATTTTTCACTCCAATGCAACCCTGACCAAAAATCTCCTTCCAGTCGATTGTTTTCAATTTTTGCTTTAAACAAAAATGCATGAGCTCCATTAAAACTCGAAAACACAACTTCATCACCATCTACAATGCCCTCCAGATACCTGTAATCTCCTGTTGGGGTAATAATTGTTCCTGTTACAATTTCATCCTTTTGCATGAATTCACCAATTGCTTTATGAACCATAAAATCGCCACTTTCTGAAGGATTGTAAAATCCTATTTCCCATCTTCCTGTTATGTTGTGGTTTGGTTTATTCTTAGCTTCAAACCGTTTAATTACAGCGTGATTTGCCTTAAAAGGAATCACATTGTTTTCTGTCCTTGCATTATTATACCAATTACCTATTAATTCATCTCCAGTTGTTTTGCCTCTAATCTCTGAATCAAAAACTGGGAGTTTTATAAAAAAAGAATCCCCTTTTAAAATAATCTCGTCTACAAAAATCCTTTCATCTCCATTTGATATTTCAAACTGGTAACTCCCTACTGTGTCTTTTACTTCGAACAAAAATGGCAATGAATTATTACTTAATTCCAAAACTCCTCTCCATTTACCTAAAGCAATGCCATGTGCAGTTTCGGTTTGTTTATCCAAATTGCAGGAAAAAATAAAAACTAAAGAGAATGAAAATAAAAGGGCTTTATTTCTACCTATCTGAATCATATTATAAAAATTTTGCATTAACATGGTAATTTGTCTTATATATAAATCTAATGCTTAGTTCTCCAAGAATGCTATATCCTGATTTTTTAGTGTATTGCATGTACTGTTTAGAACTAAATAAGGCGTTAGTATTGTTTTTCTCAATCTTGACAAAAGTACAAGAATTATTTTCATACAAGAGTGATATATTACGAATTGTGGAAGATTCTTCTATTGAATTATAATAAATTTCATATGAATCACCTGAAACAACAATTGTATCAACGGTAAACGAATTAATTAATGCAGGTTTGTTAATGTCAACATCAATAAATGCAGCTAGTTCCTTTTGCCAATCAGGAGTTTTAATTATTTTATCTTCTCTTTCTTCGTCTTTACTTATTTCTTTTATTATTGGATTTTCTGTTTCATTTAATCTTTTTAATTCCTCAATAAAAAATCCTGGAATATCAAAATGCTTTTGATCCACCTTTGGAGCAATTTCCAAAAAATCACAGCATGAAAACAGAAAAACAATAAAAACAACAAAAAAAATATTTTTCACAAAGGATTAAAATAAAAATCCCCACATGAAAAGTGGGGATTGTAAAACATTGTTAAAGGCCGAATTTAATTCCCTGAGCAAGGGGTAAATCATCACCATAATTAATGGTATTGGTTTGTCTTCTCATGTATATTTTCCATGAATCAGACCCGGATTCCCTGCCTCCCCCTGTTTCTTTTTCTCCCCCAAAAGCTCCGCCAATTTCAGCACCTGAAGTTCCAATATTAACATTGGCAATTCCACAATCAGAACCTTGTTGAGAAAGGAACATTTCTGCCTCTCTAATATCCTTGGTCATAATTGCTGATGACAATCCCTGTGGAACATCATTTTGAAGAGCAATTGCTTCTTCCAAAGTGGAATATTTCATCAAATAAAGAATGGGTGCAAAGGTTTCATGCTGAACAATAGCGTAATGGTTTTCAACCTCAGCAATACAAGGTTTCACATAGCATCCGGATTCATATCCTTCTCCTTGAATAACGCCTCCATCTACAACCATTTTTCCTCCCTGCTGCTTAATTTTTTCAATAGAAGCCAAATAATTGTTAACAGCATCCGTATCAATTAATGGACCTACATGATTTTTCTCATCCAAAGGATTGCCTATTCTCAATTGAGTATATACTTTTTCTAATTTTAATTTAAGCAATTCATAAATGCTTTCATGAATTATAAGCCTTCTTGTTGTTGTGCATCTTTGCCCTGCAGTACCAACTGCGCCAAAAACTACTCCTACAAGAGAAATATCCAAATCCGCATTTGGAGTAATAATTACCGCATTGTTACCTCCTAATTCCAATAGAGATCGTCCAAGTCTTTGTGCAACTGCCTGTGCAACTGCTTTGCCCATTCGTGTTGATCCTGTAGCTGAAACAAGTGCAACACGAGGATCATTACTTAATAATTCACCTATTTTAGCATCTCCTACTATTAAGCATGAAACTCCTTCCGGAACATTATTTCTTTTGAAAACTTCTGCAATAATATTCTGACAGGCAATGGAACATAAAGGTGTTTTTTCAGAAGGTTTCCACACACATACATCACCACAAACCCAGGCAAGCATTGTATTCCAAGCCCAAACCGCAACCGGAAAATTAAATGCAGAAATAATTCCTACAATCCCCAATGGGTGATATTGTTCATACATTCTGTGCTTTGGACGCTCAGAATGAATCGTTAAACCATATAACTGACGTGAAAGGCCAACGGCAAAATCACAAATATCTATCATTTCCTGCACTTCCCCATATCCTTCCTGTAAGCTTTTGCCCATTTCATGAGACACAAGTTTTCCTAAAGGAGTTTTATATTTTCTGAGTTCATCTCCTATTTGACGCACGATCTCTCCTCTTTTTGGAGCAGGCACCATTCTCCATATTTTAAAGGCTTGTGTTGCAGTTTGTAAAACTTGCTCGTAATTATCTGCATTAGCAGATTCAACCTTGCCAACCAATGTTCCATCAACAGGTGAATAAGAGTGTATAAATTCACCATTTGCTTTATGCCATATTGTTCCGGTTGAAACTCCGGTGTTTGTTGGTTCTATACCTAGAGTTTTAAGTGCTTCGGCAATGCCAAATTCATCTTTCAATAATTGTTGTTCCATGTCTAAAAAAATTTATTCAAAATTAAAAAAATCAGTAACGGTTTAGTAAAAAATTCCAGTAAAATTATTCCAGGGAGAATATTTTGGCTATTTGAGAAGTTCCTGGCTTAATTCCTTTTTGAAAATAAGAATAAAAGGATCGATCTTTTGAGGGAACCTCTGAAGAAGAAATCCCGGCAGCTAACCTTTTGCCCTGGTAATCCAATATAGTATAATGAATTCTTACCTCCTTAATGTATTCGTTGTCCTGTATCTCATATACTGTGGTTCCTGATTTTCTTTTTACATCCAATTGATTTACAAAAACAAAATATTCTACATCATATTTTTTATTCAAATAATTCAGTAAATTTTCATTTGTAATGGTTGTTGCCATAAACTTCTCCTGATTATCCTGATTATCCAAAAGCTGGCCTTTGGATATTTTGCCCTTTTCATTAACTGACTGAATCTTTTTAGTCGAATTCCTGTTTTGTACCTTTGTTTGAGTTGAGCTTTCATCAACAGGTAAAACTTCATAACTGTAACCAATTCCTGCATAAATAAGGTCAATGTCATTTTCATATTCAGAGCCTTTTCTAAGCATACTGAGCACATTACAAATGGGTAAAAAGTTCAGGTAAAGTGCAGTGTCAACACCATTTCTGAATTTATCCCTTATTTGCTGAAAGCTTAAATTATCTGCTTCTGAAATTTCTTTGTCAAATTCCGAAAAATACATTCTTTCTTCAAAAGGAATGATCATTACTTTGTTTTTAACAACAGAATCTGTCGAATTCTTTTGAGTTTTTTCTTTTCCTCCAATTGTTAAATCCTGAGCAAATAATTGTGCTGTAAAAACCAGAAAACTTAAAACAAGAAGAATTTTTATTTCCTTCATTATTTAAACAATTTTAGAATATCATTTCCATTTGCAAAAAGCAGCAAAGAGAGCAATAGAATCATTCCTGCATATTGAGCATATTCAAGAAATTTCTCATTCGGTTTACGTCCTGTAACAACCTCATAAAGCAAAAACATTACATGGCCTCCATCCAGAGCGGGAATTGGCAGAATGTTCATAATAGCAAGAATGATTGACAAAAAAGCAGTAAAGCTCCAAAACCTTACCCAATCCCATTGGGGACTAAATGCTTTCCCTATGGTTATGAACCCTCCAACACTCTCAGAAGCATTTACATTTGGCGAAAAAAGAAGTTTCATAGATCTGATATAATCTTCAAAAGTTGTGAAAGCTTTATTCACTCCGGCTGGAATGGCAGAAGCAAGATTGTAATTTATCTTTTTTACTTCAAAAAAATCAGCAATGTCACTTTCTACCTGTATGCCCAATAATCCAGTTTCTGTTAATTGGACCTCAATATCTTCCTTAGCGTTATCTCTTATTACTGTTACCGTAATTTTTTCTCCTTTATGTTTACTCATTTGCTCTCTAAATTCCTGGAAATATTCAGTTTCCTGGCCATTTAAAGCAACAAACCTGTCACCCTCTTTTATGCCTGATTCCTCTGCAACGGAGTTTTCAGCTACCATCTGTACAACGTAAGGAATTCTCGGGGTTATGAAAGTTGCTTTTGTACTTACTAATTTTTTAAACACTTCACCTGGGATCT
Encoded proteins:
- a CDS encoding PKD domain-containing protein, producing MKKQLLSLFALMALGTSAFSQNRTAPTTLTLQDNLEKNYSGITTLNEKASRSVACPNDTVWYGYQKNIGNTVGGFLYTDGGTWSTAGQYFDAPQPITVHGFSFFGRTTGAGTTTVIEARIYLAGADSLPTGAALASSLVTIDYQTTLAGMQRNVNFAVPVVANSAYVLAIRNTLSTQAAFYNSYWNAAGDTLSGRGEELNLIYSATYGWEKVKEWNSPTANRDFDHLIQPVVSYNLTSNFTSSPSQICSGTNVNFVNTSSSVLNNKMYNLVVFLNKFSNGTYTYYEWDLGTGEPAIENTGAAVNYAFSTSGSYDVSLFSVLYRWGTGWCFDEKISTITVAPAVIPAVNIALTSGTNPSCVSDAVMFSATPTSGGTAPTYEWFVGSTSTSSGSTFSSSALNNGDVITCVMTSNATGCLSNPTATSNAVTMVVNNSVTPSVSISLTNGSNPTCPGGEITYTASPLSGGSAPTYTWFIGGVSVGTGNTFTSDSFTDQDELSVVLTSNANCTTSSTATSAPAIITVDAGMTVEPVVTISGNNTICSGASVTFNATQSNGGNSPTYEWFVDGVSVGTGNAYTSSAFTNGNVLSVELESSLACASPSSAMDDVTIAVNAAAVASFTQVNVSGVAVDFDASASTGTGSLSYSWNFGDGSPAGSGVTTSHTYTVNGTYTVTLTVTDGCGSVSQFETVTIVAVSINKQTINSVISIYPNPSNGIFNVSTSENATVVVYNAIGSVISATNTRNNKLSFDLSNEAKGVYFVKVVTATGTVVEKVYITN
- the rseP gene encoding RIP metalloprotease RseP, producing the protein MDGLIQAAQLILSLSILIVLHELGHFIPAKLFKTRVEKFYLFFDPWFSIFKFKKGDTEYGMGWLPLGGYVKISGMIDESMDKEQLAQEPQPWEFRSKPAWQRLIIMIGGVTVNFLLAIFIYIMMLFIIGEEYLPAENVTYGIHADSLAMEMGLEHGDNILAVDGKQVEDFQRILPEIIINEAKSLTIQRNGEVMELEIPGEVFKKLVSTKATFITPRIPYVVQMVAENSVAEESGIKEGDRFVALNGQETEYFQEFREQMSKHKGEKITVTVIRDNAKEDIEVQLTETGLLGIQVESDIADFFEVKKINYNLASAIPAGVNKAFTTFEDYIRSMKLLFSPNVNASESVGGFITIGKAFSPQWDWVRFWSFTAFLSIILAIMNILPIPALDGGHVMFLLYEVVTGRKPNEKFLEYAQYAGMILLLSLLLFANGNDILKLFK
- a CDS encoding aldehyde dehydrogenase family protein; amino-acid sequence: MEQQLLKDEFGIAEALKTLGIEPTNTGVSTGTIWHKANGEFIHSYSPVDGTLVGKVESANADNYEQVLQTATQAFKIWRMVPAPKRGEIVRQIGDELRKYKTPLGKLVSHEMGKSLQEGYGEVQEMIDICDFAVGLSRQLYGLTIHSERPKHRMYEQYHPLGIVGIISAFNFPVAVWAWNTMLAWVCGDVCVWKPSEKTPLCSIACQNIIAEVFKRNNVPEGVSCLIVGDAKIGELLSNDPRVALVSATGSTRMGKAVAQAVAQRLGRSLLELGGNNAVIITPNADLDISLVGVVFGAVGTAGQRCTTTRRLIIHESIYELLKLKLEKVYTQLRIGNPLDEKNHVGPLIDTDAVNNYLASIEKIKQQGGKMVVDGGVIQGEGYESGCYVKPCIAEVENHYAIVQHETFAPILYLMKYSTLEEAIALQNDVPQGLSSAIMTKDIREAEMFLSQQGSDCGIANVNIGTSGAEIGGAFGGEKETGGGRESGSDSWKIYMRRQTNTINYGDDLPLAQGIKFGL
- a CDS encoding TlpA family protein disulfide reductase, yielding MIQIGRNKALLFSFSLVFIFSCNLDKQTETAHGIALGKWRGVLELSNNSLPFLFEVKDTVGSYQFEISNGDERIFVDEIILKGDSFFIKLPVFDSEIRGKTTGDELIGNWYNNARTENNVIPFKANHAVIKRFEAKNKPNHNITGRWEIGFYNPSESGDFMVHKAIGEFMQKDEIVTGTIITPTGDYRYLEGIVDGDEVVFSSFNGAHAFLFKAKIENNRLEGDFWSGLHWSEKWLAEPNDNFTLPDADSLTFLNNGFTEIDFSFPNLSGKQTSFKDNKYNNKVVIVQIMGSWCPNCLDETAFLNQLYKEYNNKGLEIIALAYETSSDFNKAKTNVERLVKKANAQYDFLIAGTSSKKAASQTLPFLNHVMAFPTTIFVDKKGNVRKIHTGFTGPGTGNYYNKYVEQTTFFVDKLLSE